The following proteins come from a genomic window of Thermanaerothrix sp.:
- a CDS encoding DUF190 domain-containing protein, with translation MHFEEDDVLLRIYLGESDMYHGRPVYEQIVLKARELKLSGATVLRGIMGFGAHSHMHSAGILTLSADLPIVIEIVDREEKIDMLLPFLDEIMIEGLVTKESIHVYRYRKEK, from the coding sequence ATGCATTTTGAAGAAGATGATGTGCTTCTGAGAATTTATCTGGGCGAATCCGACATGTATCATGGACGGCCCGTGTATGAACAGATAGTCCTTAAGGCCCGGGAACTAAAACTCTCGGGAGCTACGGTTTTGCGGGGGATTATGGGCTTTGGGGCCCACAGCCATATGCATTCTGCGGGGATTCTTACCCTTTCTGCGGACCTACCCATTGTAATCGAAATAGTCGACAGGGAAGAAAAGATAGATATGCTCCTTCCCTTCCTGGATGAAATTATGATAGAAGGGCTTGTTACGAAAGAATCCATCCATGTGTATCGATATCGGAAAGAAAAATAG